CCCGTCCACCGGAATCGACGCCCCGGTGACATAGTCGCCTCCCGGGCCCGCCAGATGCGCGACCATCGCGGCGACCTCCTCGGGACGCCCGTACCTGCCGAGCGCGGTGAAACCGCGTTCGAACTCGGCCTCGGGGGAGTCGGCGGGGTTCATCTCGGTGTCGGTCGAGCCCGGGTGCACGACGTTCGCGGTGATCCCGCGCGGTCCGAGATCGCGGGCCAGGCCGCGGGTGAGCCCGGTCAGCGCGGACTTGCTCATCGCGTACAGCGTCCATCCGGGGTAGGGGACGCGCTCGGCGAGGCTGCTGCCGACGTTGATGACGCGCCCGCCGCCGGTGACCAGTGCGGCCCGTCCCGTGAGCGCCCGCCGCTCCGCCGTCTCCGCGAGGCCCGCTGATCGTCTCGTCATCCCCACTCCGTTCATAACCGGAGAAATCTCCACTTATCTCGCAAGGCTAACCGGAGAGTTCTCCGGATACAAGTCGGCTAGGGTGGTGAGCCGTGCCGGAAGAGGGCGGGATGAGGGAACTGCCGGTCGTGGGGCGTCCCCCTGCCGAGCGCGCCGACGCCGCCCACAACCGCCGCCGCATCCTACGCGCCGCCGCCGACCTGATCGCCGACCGCGGGCCCGAGGCGGTCTCCATGGACGAGGTCGCGCGCGCCGCCGGGGTCGGCGTCGGCACCGTGTACCGGCGGTTCGGCGACCGGGCGCGGCTCGTCTTCGCCGTGATCGACGACCGCGAGCGCGAGTTCCAGGCCGCCTTCCTCCAGGGGCCGCCGCCCCTCGGCCCCGGCGCGGCCCCCCGCGACCGCCTCCGCGCCTTCCTGCACGCCCTCGCCGACCGCACCGAAGAACAGGCGGACCTGCTGCTCATGGCCGAGTCCGACCCGCCCGAGGCCCGCTTCCGGGAGGGCTCGTACCACCTCTACCACCGGCATCTCGTGATGCTCCTCGGACGGATCCGCCCGGACGCGGACACCGCCTACCTCGCCGACGCGCTTCTCGCGCCGCTCGCCGCGAACCTGTTCCTCCACCAGCGCCGCACCCGCGGCATGTCGCTCGACCGGATCAAGGCCGGCCTCGACGCCCTCGCCGAGGGGCTGATCGGGTGACTTTGCGCCGCTGAATACCGATTTATCCGGCGAGGCCCCTTATCCGGACAGCGCCCGTGCCGTCACACTGGGAGCCGTGACTGACTTCGATCTTCTCGTTCTCGGCTCGGGACCCGGCGGGCAGCGCGCGGCCATCGCCGCCGCCAAGCTGGGCCGCAAGGTCGCCATCGTCGACCGCCGCGACATGCTCGGCGGCGTCTGCATCAACACCGGGACGATCCCGTCCAAGACGCTCCGCGAGGCCGTCCTCTACCTCACCGGCCTGAACCAGCGCGAGCTCTACGGCC
The sequence above is drawn from the Actinomadura hallensis genome and encodes:
- a CDS encoding TetR/AcrR family transcriptional regulator, translated to MRELPVVGRPPAERADAAHNRRRILRAAADLIADRGPEAVSMDEVARAAGVGVGTVYRRFGDRARLVFAVIDDREREFQAAFLQGPPPLGPGAAPRDRLRAFLHALADRTEEQADLLLMAESDPPEARFREGSYHLYHRHLVMLLGRIRPDADTAYLADALLAPLAANLFLHQRRTRGMSLDRIKAGLDALAEGLIG